One genomic window of Aquisalimonas sp. 2447 includes the following:
- the lpdA gene encoding dihydrolipoyl dehydrogenase: MSKNFDVIVIGGGPAGYVAAIRAAQLGLSTAVVDNFVFKDGEPALGGTCLNVGCIPSKALLDSSEQYHKVTHTLSAHGIKAKDVELDVKEMIKRKDKVVKDLTGGIAQLFKANKITWVQGHGKLLDNKQVQVTRHKGEQETYQAESIILAPGSRPIDIDAAPLDGERIVNSDGALEFQEVPKRLGIIGAGVIGLEMGSVWSRLGSKVTLLEAQDQFLPPVDQRVAKAAQAEFKKQGLDIRFGARVTQAKTAKNVTVHYEDKNGKQSIQVDKLVVCVGRRPNTGDLFSEDANLLLDERGFVNVNEQCETNLPGVYAIGDVVRGPMLAHKGSEEGVMVAERIAGKPGHVNYDTIPWVIYTHPEIAWVGRTEEALKHAGVPFKSGTFNFGATGRARAMEDLAGMVKVIAHAETDRILGVHIVGPQASELIAEAVVAMEFHASAEDLARIIHAHPTLSEAVHEAALSVSKRAIHKAN; encoded by the coding sequence ATGTCCAAGAATTTCGACGTCATCGTCATCGGCGGCGGGCCTGCGGGTTACGTCGCCGCCATTCGGGCAGCGCAGCTGGGCCTCAGTACCGCCGTGGTGGACAATTTCGTGTTCAAGGACGGCGAGCCCGCTCTAGGCGGAACCTGCCTGAACGTGGGCTGTATTCCCTCCAAGGCGCTTCTGGACTCCTCCGAGCAGTACCACAAAGTGACGCATACCCTGTCCGCCCACGGCATCAAGGCGAAGGACGTGGAACTGGACGTCAAGGAGATGATCAAGCGCAAGGACAAAGTGGTGAAGGACCTCACCGGCGGCATTGCGCAGCTGTTCAAGGCCAACAAGATCACCTGGGTCCAGGGCCACGGCAAGCTGCTCGATAACAAGCAGGTGCAGGTCACCCGCCACAAGGGCGAGCAGGAAACCTACCAGGCCGAGAGCATCATTCTGGCTCCGGGGTCCCGTCCCATCGACATCGACGCCGCACCGCTGGACGGCGAGCGTATCGTCAATTCCGATGGCGCCCTGGAATTCCAGGAGGTGCCGAAACGCCTGGGCATCATCGGCGCCGGCGTCATCGGCTTGGAAATGGGCAGCGTGTGGAGCCGCCTGGGCTCCAAGGTCACCCTGCTGGAGGCTCAGGATCAGTTCCTGCCGCCGGTGGACCAGCGCGTGGCCAAGGCCGCCCAGGCGGAATTCAAAAAGCAGGGGCTGGACATCCGCTTCGGTGCCCGGGTGACCCAGGCGAAGACGGCCAAGAACGTGACCGTCCATTACGAGGACAAGAACGGCAAGCAGAGCATCCAGGTGGACAAGCTCGTGGTCTGCGTGGGCCGGCGTCCCAATACCGGCGATCTCTTCTCCGAGGACGCGAATCTGCTCCTCGACGAGCGCGGTTTCGTCAACGTCAACGAGCAGTGCGAGACCAATCTGCCGGGGGTTTATGCCATTGGTGACGTGGTCCGCGGCCCCATGCTGGCGCATAAGGGCTCTGAGGAAGGCGTCATGGTCGCTGAACGGATTGCCGGCAAGCCGGGGCATGTCAACTACGACACCATTCCCTGGGTCATTTACACCCACCCCGAGATTGCCTGGGTGGGGCGCACCGAGGAGGCGCTCAAGCACGCCGGCGTGCCCTTCAAGAGTGGCACGTTCAACTTTGGTGCCACGGGTCGGGCGCGGGCCATGGAAGATCTGGCCGGCATGGTCAAGGTCATCGCCCATGCCGAAACCGACCGCATCCTCGGTGTGCACATTGTCGGGCCCCAGGCCTCGGAGTTGATTGCCGAGGCCGTGGTGGCAATGGAATTCCATGCCAGTGCCGAAGACCTGGCGCGCATCATCCACGCCCACCCGACCCTTTCCGAGGCGGTACACGAGGCGGCCCTGTCCGTGTCCAAGCGGGCCATCCACAAGGCCAACTGA
- a CDS encoding phosphoribosyl-ATP diphosphatase has product MSKPTGDAVLRELQRVLEARKQADADSSYVAKLYANGLDGILKKVGEEATETVMAAKDGDRERIVYETADLWFHTLVMLAAMDLGPDDILAELERRFGLSGLDEKASRPS; this is encoded by the coding sequence GTGAGTAAGCCAACGGGGGATGCGGTCCTGCGGGAACTGCAGCGAGTGCTGGAAGCCCGCAAGCAGGCCGATGCGGATAGCTCCTACGTTGCGAAGCTCTACGCCAATGGTCTGGACGGCATACTCAAGAAGGTGGGCGAAGAGGCCACCGAGACCGTCATGGCGGCGAAGGACGGGGATCGTGAGCGCATAGTTTATGAAACCGCGGATCTGTGGTTCCATACACTGGTCATGCTCGCGGCCATGGATCTGGGCCCCGACGACATCCTGGCCGAGCTGGAACGCCGGTTCGGCCTCTCCGGGCTGGACGAGAAGGCGTCCCGCCCGAGCTGA
- the tatA gene encoding twin-arginine translocase TatA/TatE family subunit, giving the protein MGIGGISVGSLLVILLIVLLLFGTKKLRNVGTDLGGAIKGFRSAMKDGEKGGESDEASGEESGEGNEPAQLQESAEAESGKKEQTQQSREHSS; this is encoded by the coding sequence ATGGGTATCGGTGGTATCAGTGTCGGTTCATTGCTGGTCATCCTGCTGATCGTTCTGCTGTTGTTCGGCACCAAGAAGCTGCGCAATGTGGGCACCGATCTGGGCGGAGCCATCAAGGGGTTCCGTAGTGCCATGAAGGACGGTGAGAAGGGCGGTGAAAGCGATGAGGCCAGCGGCGAGGAGAGTGGCGAGGGCAACGAGCCCGCACAGCTGCAGGAATCCGCCGAGGCCGAGAGCGGCAAGAAGGAGCAGACACAGCAGTCCCGGGAACACTCCTCCTGA
- the odhB gene encoding 2-oxoglutarate dehydrogenase complex dihydrolipoyllysine-residue succinyltransferase, whose product MSIEIKVPPLPESVSEATVVTWHKQPGDAVARDENLVDIETDKVVLEVPAPADGVLGEIQAGEGETVAAHQVIGSLEEKGAAGSAAPSQSGTAPADEPEAKPASQEQPAAARASEHDSADTSAVDDAELSPAVRRLVMENNLNPQAIKATGPGGRITKEDVLAHLEGGAEPASAPEAPQPPTPPARDPSREAKEAEPEPLGGAPAAAGGERSERRVPMTRLRQRIAERLVEAQQTAAMLTTFNEVNMKPVMELRGRYKEQFEKTHGIKLGFMSFFVKAACEALKRYPAVNASIDGTDIIYHGYQDIGIAVSTDRGLVVPVLRNAEHQSYAEIEKNIVDFGTRARDGKLTMDELTGGTFSITNGGIFGSLLSTPILNPPQSAILGMHKTQERPVVENGEIVIRPMMYLALSYDHRIIDGKEAVSFLVALKECIEDPARLLLEV is encoded by the coding sequence ATGAGCATCGAAATCAAGGTACCGCCGCTGCCGGAGTCCGTCTCCGAAGCTACCGTCGTCACCTGGCACAAACAGCCCGGGGATGCTGTCGCCCGGGACGAGAACCTGGTCGACATCGAAACCGACAAGGTGGTGCTGGAAGTGCCGGCGCCGGCCGACGGCGTGCTCGGCGAGATCCAGGCCGGCGAGGGCGAGACCGTGGCGGCCCATCAGGTGATCGGTAGCCTGGAAGAAAAGGGCGCCGCTGGCAGCGCTGCCCCGTCCCAGTCCGGAACTGCACCCGCCGACGAGCCGGAAGCCAAACCGGCTTCGCAGGAGCAGCCGGCCGCCGCCCGCGCCTCCGAACACGACAGTGCTGATACATCGGCCGTGGACGACGCCGAACTCAGTCCCGCAGTGCGTCGCCTGGTGATGGAAAACAACCTGAACCCGCAAGCAATCAAGGCGACGGGCCCGGGCGGGCGGATCACCAAGGAAGACGTGCTTGCCCATCTGGAAGGCGGGGCTGAACCCGCTTCTGCGCCGGAGGCGCCGCAACCGCCGACGCCACCGGCGCGCGATCCTTCCCGGGAGGCCAAGGAGGCGGAACCGGAACCGTTGGGTGGTGCACCCGCTGCCGCCGGTGGCGAGCGCTCCGAGCGTCGTGTGCCGATGACCCGCCTGCGCCAGCGCATTGCCGAGCGACTGGTGGAGGCGCAGCAGACCGCAGCCATGCTGACCACCTTCAACGAGGTCAACATGAAACCGGTCATGGAGTTGCGCGGTCGCTACAAAGAACAGTTCGAGAAGACCCACGGCATCAAGCTCGGCTTCATGAGCTTCTTCGTCAAGGCGGCCTGCGAGGCGCTGAAGCGTTATCCGGCGGTGAATGCGTCCATCGACGGCACCGACATCATCTACCATGGTTACCAGGACATCGGTATCGCCGTGAGCACCGATCGTGGTCTGGTGGTCCCGGTGCTGCGCAATGCCGAGCACCAGAGTTACGCCGAGATCGAGAAGAACATCGTCGATTTCGGCACACGCGCCCGGGACGGCAAGCTGACCATGGATGAGCTTACCGGGGGAACCTTTTCCATTACTAACGGCGGCATCTTCGGTTCGCTGCTGTCGACACCGATACTCAATCCGCCGCAGAGCGCCATCCTGGGCATGCACAAGACCCAGGAGCGGCCGGTGGTGGAAAACGGCGAGATCGTGATCCGGCCTATGATGTACCTGGCGCTGTCCTACGACCACCGCATCATCGACGGCAAGGAGGCTGTGAGCTTCCTGGTGGCGCTCAAGGAATGCATCGAGGACCCGGCGCGACTGTTGCTCGAAGTCTGA
- the tatB gene encoding Sec-independent protein translocase protein TatB, producing the protein MFDISFVELLLILVVALVVIGPERLPRVARTMGFWVGRARSVFNSVRRDIEREARLDELKKAERDFRKDLDLGLDEDVTRDVDGKSGASRSASSRRENKAGDDAADTTSAGNAPRSIADDDAPAVEQAGDVKKSGERRQGDDGNT; encoded by the coding sequence ATGTTTGATATCAGCTTCGTGGAACTGCTCCTGATCCTGGTCGTCGCCCTGGTGGTGATCGGCCCGGAACGGCTGCCCCGGGTGGCCCGGACCATGGGCTTCTGGGTTGGCCGGGCCCGCTCCGTATTCAACTCGGTGCGCCGCGACATCGAGCGGGAGGCGCGGCTCGATGAGCTCAAGAAGGCGGAACGGGACTTCCGCAAGGATCTGGACCTCGGTCTTGACGAGGACGTGACCAGGGATGTGGATGGCAAGTCCGGCGCCAGCCGGTCGGCGTCATCGCGGCGTGAGAACAAGGCCGGTGATGACGCTGCCGATACCACCAGTGCGGGCAATGCGCCCCGCTCCATCGCCGATGACGACGCGCCGGCGGTTGAGCAGGCTGGCGACGTGAAGAAGAGCGGCGAACGCAGGCAGGGTGACGATGGCAATACCTGA
- a CDS encoding 2-oxoglutarate dehydrogenase E1 component: MKRSFQQQLSTSYLAGGNAAFIEDLYEQYLTDATLVPAEWRAYFQGLEAAEPRQTREVPHSQVREEFARMARRNGGAAPAAGAAGGLSPDAAEKQAAVLRLINAWRIRGHQAANLDPLDLRESHRVPDLDPAFHNLTDSDMDSEFNTGSLFTADRMKLRDIIAFLKKTYGGTIGSEYMHITDTREKRWIQERLERVQGEPDLRQDQRRTILERLSAAEGIEKYLHSKYVGQKRFSLEGGESLIPLLDELIQRGGSQGVKEMVLGMAHRGRLNVLINLLGKSPAELFQEFEGNFNLENAGSGDVKYHLGYSSDLQTGGGALHLALAFNPSHLEIVNPVVEGSVRARMQRRHDRWGEEVLPVLIHGDAAFAGQGVIMETFQLSQARGFYTGGTVHVIINNQIGFTTSNPLDSRSTLYCTEVAKMVQAPIFHVNGDDPEAVVFATQLALDFRERFRKDVVIDMICYRRHGHNEADEPAATQPMMYGKIKKHPTVRKLYGERLVESGVIAAEDLDTIGRDYRDALDNEEVVAPHILTGVRNDYAVDWDTYFQGNWDDPVDTNLSPQVLRELNETLQQLPDRFELNPRVAGIMESRRKMGAGALAMDWGFAETMAYAGLLREGYKVRLTGQDSGRGTFSHRHAVLHNANDGSTYVPLKNITTEPGDFVVIDSLLSEEAVLGFEYGYATNDPQTMVIWEAQFGDFVNGAQVVIDQFITSGETKWGRLAGLTMYLPHGYEGQGPEHSSARLERFLQLCADNNIQVCVPTTPAQFFHMIRRQQLRSYRKPLIVFTPKSLLRHKLSTSALENLTEGHWHNVIDEIDNIKVKDVRKVILCSGKVYYDLLTERRNRELKDIAIVRVEQLYPFPENDLAALLRRRYGKAKTVVWCQEEPKNQGAWYSSQHHFRRCMKETQELHYAGRPASASPAVGYPKIHHEQQRKLVEDALTL; the protein is encoded by the coding sequence ATGAAGCGCTCGTTTCAACAGCAGCTCAGTACTTCCTACCTGGCGGGTGGCAACGCCGCCTTTATCGAGGACCTCTACGAGCAGTACCTGACGGATGCGACTCTCGTGCCCGCCGAATGGCGGGCCTACTTCCAGGGGCTCGAGGCCGCCGAGCCGCGACAGACCCGGGAAGTGCCCCACAGTCAGGTGCGCGAGGAGTTCGCGCGCATGGCGCGCCGCAACGGCGGTGCCGCCCCTGCCGCCGGGGCGGCCGGCGGTCTGTCCCCGGATGCCGCGGAGAAACAGGCGGCGGTGCTGCGGCTGATCAACGCCTGGCGCATCCGCGGCCACCAGGCCGCCAATCTTGACCCGCTCGATCTGCGTGAGTCCCATCGGGTGCCGGACCTGGACCCGGCCTTTCATAACCTCACGGACTCGGACATGGACAGCGAATTCAACACCGGTTCGCTGTTCACGGCTGATCGCATGAAGCTCAGGGACATCATCGCGTTCCTGAAGAAGACGTACGGCGGGACCATCGGTTCCGAATACATGCACATCACCGATACCCGCGAAAAACGCTGGATACAGGAGCGCCTGGAACGCGTGCAGGGCGAGCCCGACCTGCGTCAGGACCAGCGCCGTACCATCCTGGAGCGCCTCTCCGCTGCCGAGGGCATCGAGAAGTACCTGCATTCCAAGTACGTCGGCCAGAAGCGCTTCTCCCTGGAAGGCGGCGAATCGCTGATACCGCTGCTGGACGAGCTGATCCAGCGCGGAGGCAGCCAGGGCGTGAAGGAGATGGTCCTGGGCATGGCCCACCGCGGGCGGTTGAACGTGCTCATCAATCTCCTTGGCAAGTCCCCTGCCGAGCTGTTCCAGGAGTTCGAGGGGAACTTCAATCTGGAGAATGCCGGCTCCGGGGACGTGAAGTACCATCTGGGCTACTCCTCGGACCTGCAGACGGGCGGCGGCGCCCTGCATTTGGCCCTGGCCTTCAATCCCTCGCATCTGGAGATCGTCAACCCGGTGGTGGAGGGCTCGGTACGGGCGCGCATGCAGCGCCGCCACGATCGCTGGGGCGAGGAAGTGCTCCCCGTGCTGATCCACGGGGACGCGGCGTTTGCCGGCCAGGGCGTGATCATGGAGACGTTCCAGCTGTCCCAGGCCCGCGGTTTCTACACCGGCGGCACCGTTCACGTGATCATCAACAACCAGATCGGTTTCACCACCTCCAATCCGCTGGACTCCCGCTCCACCCTGTACTGCACCGAGGTGGCGAAGATGGTGCAGGCGCCGATTTTCCATGTGAACGGCGACGATCCGGAGGCGGTGGTGTTCGCCACCCAGCTGGCCCTGGACTTCCGCGAGCGTTTCCGCAAGGACGTGGTCATCGACATGATCTGCTACCGGCGCCATGGTCACAACGAGGCCGACGAGCCGGCGGCGACACAGCCGATGATGTACGGCAAGATCAAGAAACACCCCACCGTGCGCAAGCTCTACGGCGAGCGCCTGGTGGAGAGTGGCGTGATTGCCGCCGAGGATCTGGACACCATCGGTCGCGACTACCGGGATGCCCTGGACAACGAGGAAGTGGTCGCGCCCCACATTCTCACCGGCGTGCGTAACGACTATGCCGTGGACTGGGACACCTACTTCCAGGGCAACTGGGACGACCCGGTGGACACGAACCTGTCGCCGCAGGTGCTCCGCGAGCTCAACGAAACGTTGCAGCAGCTGCCGGACCGCTTCGAACTCAACCCCCGTGTTGCCGGCATTATGGAAAGCCGCCGCAAGATGGGCGCGGGCGCGCTGGCCATGGACTGGGGCTTTGCCGAGACCATGGCCTACGCGGGACTGCTGCGTGAGGGCTACAAGGTCCGCCTGACCGGCCAGGACAGCGGTCGCGGCACCTTCTCGCACCGCCACGCAGTGCTCCACAACGCCAACGACGGCAGTACCTACGTGCCGCTGAAGAACATCACCACGGAGCCGGGCGACTTTGTCGTCATCGACTCCCTGCTCTCCGAGGAGGCGGTGCTCGGTTTCGAGTACGGCTACGCCACCAACGACCCCCAGACCATGGTGATCTGGGAGGCCCAGTTCGGCGATTTCGTCAACGGCGCCCAGGTGGTGATCGACCAGTTCATTACCTCCGGCGAGACCAAGTGGGGTCGACTGGCGGGGTTGACCATGTACCTGCCCCATGGCTACGAAGGCCAGGGGCCGGAACATTCATCGGCCCGCCTGGAGCGCTTCCTGCAGCTGTGTGCGGACAACAACATTCAGGTCTGCGTGCCCACGACGCCGGCGCAGTTCTTCCACATGATTCGTCGGCAGCAGCTGCGCAGCTATCGCAAGCCCCTGATCGTCTTTACGCCCAAGAGCCTGCTGCGTCACAAGCTCTCCACGTCGGCGCTGGAGAACCTCACCGAGGGGCACTGGCACAACGTCATCGACGAGATCGACAACATCAAAGTCAAGGACGTGCGCAAGGTGATCCTGTGCAGTGGCAAGGTCTACTATGATCTGCTCACCGAGCGCCGCAACCGCGAGCTCAAGGACATCGCCATCGTCCGCGTCGAGCAACTCTACCCGTTCCCGGAGAATGACCTGGCCGCGCTGTTGCGGCGCCGGTACGGTAAGGCCAAGACCGTTGTCTGGTGCCAGGAGGAGCCTAAGAACCAGGGGGCCTGGTACTCCAGTCAGCACCATTTCCGCCGCTGCATGAAAGAGACCCAGGAGCTGCACTACGCGGGCCGGCCTGCGTCCGCGTCTCCGGCCGTGGGCTACCCGAAGATCCATCACGAACAGCAGCGCAAGCTGGTGGAGGACGCGCTGACCCTCTGA
- the hisH gene encoding imidazole glycerol phosphate synthase subunit HisH gives MTTIAVIDYGMGNLRSVAKALEHVDDRARVQVTWDPAVIRRAARVVLPGVGAIGDCMHELQRLELDAVIREVAGDKPFLGVCLGMQALLSSSEENGGTTALGLVPGEVRHFTAGFRDAGIAPPGKVPHMGWNRVRQVREHPLWTGIADESWFYFVHSYYVPLLDGTLTAGVAHYGMDFTAVIARENMFATQFHPEKSQHAGLRLLANFTRWDGTA, from the coding sequence ATGACAACCATTGCGGTCATCGACTACGGCATGGGCAATCTGCGCTCCGTGGCCAAGGCCCTGGAGCACGTGGACGATCGGGCCCGGGTCCAGGTGACCTGGGACCCGGCGGTGATCCGTCGCGCTGCCCGCGTGGTGCTGCCCGGCGTGGGCGCCATTGGCGATTGCATGCACGAGCTCCAGCGGCTGGAGCTGGACGCGGTGATTCGCGAAGTCGCCGGAGACAAGCCGTTTCTCGGTGTCTGCCTCGGCATGCAGGCGCTGCTGTCCAGTAGCGAGGAGAACGGCGGTACCACGGCCCTCGGGCTGGTTCCCGGAGAGGTCCGGCACTTTACTGCCGGTTTTCGCGATGCCGGCATTGCGCCGCCCGGCAAGGTGCCGCACATGGGCTGGAACCGTGTCCGGCAGGTGCGTGAGCACCCGCTGTGGACGGGCATCGCCGATGAGAGCTGGTTCTACTTCGTGCACAGCTATTACGTACCGCTGCTGGACGGTACGCTGACGGCCGGTGTTGCGCACTACGGCATGGACTTTACCGCCGTGATCGCGCGCGAGAACATGTTCGCCACGCAGTTTCACCCGGAGAAGAGCCAGCACGCCGGGCTGAGGCTGCTCGCCAATTTCACCCGCTGGGACGGGACCGCATAG
- the hisF gene encoding imidazole glycerol phosphate synthase subunit HisF has protein sequence MSLAKRIIPCLDVDAGRVVKGVQFVDIRDAGDPVEIARRYDQAGADEITFLDITASSDERDTLVQVVEAVAAEVFMPLTVGGGIRTPADIRRMLNAGADKVGINTAAIHNPEFVSEAADRFGSQCIVVAVDAKRVSSAEAEPRWEVFTHGGRRSTGIDAVEWTRQMAERGAGEILLTSMDRDGTREGFDLALTRAVSEAVTVPVIASGGVGSLQHLVDGVVEGCADAVLAASIFHFNEHSISEAKEYMAARGVPVRLQEET, from the coding sequence ATGAGCCTGGCCAAGCGCATCATCCCGTGCCTGGACGTGGACGCCGGGCGCGTGGTCAAGGGTGTGCAGTTCGTGGATATCCGGGACGCCGGCGACCCGGTAGAGATCGCCCGGCGCTATGACCAGGCCGGTGCCGACGAAATCACCTTTCTCGACATCACCGCCAGTTCCGATGAGCGCGACACCCTGGTGCAGGTGGTGGAGGCCGTGGCCGCCGAAGTGTTCATGCCGCTCACCGTCGGCGGCGGCATCCGCACGCCCGCCGACATTCGCCGCATGCTCAACGCCGGCGCGGACAAGGTGGGCATCAATACCGCCGCTATCCACAATCCGGAGTTCGTCTCCGAGGCGGCGGACCGCTTCGGTTCCCAGTGCATCGTGGTGGCCGTGGACGCCAAGCGCGTGTCGTCGGCGGAGGCCGAGCCGCGCTGGGAGGTGTTCACCCACGGCGGGCGCCGTTCCACCGGTATCGACGCGGTGGAATGGACACGCCAGATGGCCGAGCGTGGTGCCGGGGAAATCCTGCTCACCAGCATGGACCGCGACGGCACCCGCGAGGGCTTCGATCTGGCGCTCACCCGCGCTGTCAGCGAGGCCGTGACGGTGCCGGTGATTGCCTCCGGTGGGGTGGGCAGCCTGCAGCATCTGGTGGACGGTGTGGTGGAGGGGTGTGCCGATGCCGTGCTCGCTGCCAGCATTTTCCACTTCAATGAGCACAGCATCAGCGAAGCCAAGGAATACATGGCAGCCCGCGGCGTGCCGGTGCGCCTGCAGGAGGAGACATGA
- the hisA gene encoding 1-(5-phosphoribosyl)-5-[(5-phosphoribosylamino)methylideneamino]imidazole-4-carboxamide isomerase: protein MLLIPAIDLKDGRCVRLRQGNMDDETIFSDDPVAMAERWVEAGSRRIHLVDLDGAVQGFPVNADIIGRIAEAFPDVEIQVGGGIRDFNTIQTFLDVGVDYVIIGTQAVRTPHFVDDACLEFPGHIIVGLDARDGKVAVEGWAKLSSHSAVDMARRFEEAGVEALVFTDIGRDGMMRGVNTGATRELARSVDIPVIASGGVTTLDDVRDLCEAGKDGVSGAIIGRALYEGKLDLREAQKVVNGAGGGDRGVS from the coding sequence ATGCTGCTGATACCTGCCATTGACCTCAAGGACGGCCGCTGTGTCCGGCTGCGTCAGGGCAACATGGATGACGAAACCATCTTTTCCGATGACCCGGTGGCCATGGCCGAGCGCTGGGTAGAGGCCGGCTCGCGCCGCATCCACCTGGTGGATCTCGACGGCGCCGTGCAGGGCTTTCCGGTGAACGCGGATATCATCGGCCGCATTGCCGAGGCCTTCCCCGACGTGGAGATCCAGGTCGGCGGCGGCATCCGCGATTTCAACACCATCCAGACGTTCCTGGACGTCGGTGTGGATTACGTCATCATCGGCACCCAGGCGGTGCGCACGCCGCATTTCGTCGACGATGCCTGCCTGGAGTTCCCCGGGCACATCATCGTCGGCCTTGATGCCCGCGACGGCAAAGTGGCCGTGGAAGGCTGGGCGAAGCTCTCGAGCCACAGCGCCGTGGATATGGCCAGGCGTTTCGAGGAGGCCGGGGTCGAGGCCCTGGTGTTCACCGACATCGGTCGCGACGGCATGATGCGCGGTGTCAACACCGGCGCCACCCGGGAGCTTGCCCGCAGTGTCGACATCCCGGTGATCGCCTCCGGTGGCGTCACCACGCTGGATGACGTGCGCGATCTCTGCGAAGCAGGCAAGGACGGCGTGTCCGGGGCGATCATTGGCCGCGCCCTGTACGAGGGCAAGCTGGACCTGCGCGAAGCGCAGAAGGTGGTCAACGGCGCCGGCGGCGGGGACAGGGGCGTGTCATGA
- the tatC gene encoding twin-arginine translocase subunit TatC, translated as MAIPEFDEDRPFLSHLLELRTRLMRALAAVLVAFLCIYPFYNHLFTFVATPLRRVLPDGELLAIQVASPFLIPMKLSLVAALFAAMPFILYQLWAFVAPGLYRHERTLVWPLMISSTLLFYFGALFAYFVVLPLVFPFFAGVAPLGVSYQPDISEYLSFVLTMLVVFGLAFEVPIATMLMIRTGATTRDALAAKRPYVIVAAFAGGMLLTPPDIISQVMLAIPVWLLFELGLWLSKWYGVKAPDEETDSSGS; from the coding sequence ATGGCAATACCTGAGTTTGACGAGGACCGCCCGTTCCTCAGTCACCTGCTGGAATTGCGCACGCGCCTGATGCGGGCACTGGCGGCGGTTCTTGTCGCCTTTCTGTGCATCTATCCGTTCTACAATCACCTGTTCACGTTCGTGGCAACGCCCTTGCGGCGCGTGCTGCCGGACGGCGAGCTCCTGGCCATTCAGGTGGCCTCGCCCTTCCTGATTCCCATGAAGCTCTCGCTGGTGGCGGCGCTGTTCGCGGCCATGCCATTCATTCTCTACCAGCTGTGGGCGTTCGTGGCGCCGGGGCTGTACCGGCATGAGCGCACGCTGGTGTGGCCGTTGATGATCTCCAGCACCCTGCTGTTCTACTTCGGCGCCCTGTTCGCGTACTTCGTGGTGCTGCCGCTGGTGTTCCCGTTCTTCGCCGGTGTGGCGCCTCTGGGCGTGAGCTACCAGCCGGATATCAGCGAGTACCTGAGCTTTGTGCTGACCATGCTGGTGGTTTTCGGTCTCGCCTTCGAGGTGCCCATTGCCACCATGCTGATGATCCGAACCGGCGCAACCACCCGGGATGCACTGGCCGCCAAGCGACCGTATGTCATCGTCGCCGCGTTTGCCGGCGGCATGCTGCTGACGCCGCCGGATATCATCTCCCAGGTCATGCTGGCCATTCCCGTGTGGTTGCTGTTCGAGCTGGGCTTGTGGCTGTCGAAGTGGTACGGCGTGAAGGCGCCGGACGAAGAAACGGATTCCTCCGGGTCCTGA
- the hisI gene encoding phosphoribosyl-AMP cyclohydrolase, whose translation MSESGWLDELAWGEAGLLPAIAQDADSGEVLMVAWMNRDALAATVASGEAVYWSRSRGRFWHKGEESGHTQTVREVRIDCDADVILLKVVQHGGVACHTGRRSCFFRRLQGGAWEEVARVLRDPKEIYGE comes from the coding sequence ATGAGCGAATCGGGCTGGCTGGACGAACTGGCCTGGGGTGAGGCGGGGCTTCTGCCCGCCATCGCCCAGGATGCCGACAGCGGCGAGGTGCTGATGGTGGCCTGGATGAACCGCGATGCCCTGGCCGCCACCGTTGCATCCGGCGAGGCGGTATACTGGTCCCGCTCCCGCGGCCGGTTCTGGCACAAGGGCGAGGAGTCCGGGCACACCCAGACGGTTCGGGAGGTGCGGATCGACTGCGACGCTGACGTGATCCTCTTGAAAGTGGTGCAGCACGGTGGCGTGGCCTGCCATACCGGCCGGCGCAGCTGCTTCTTCCGGCGGCTGCAGGGCGGCGCCTGGGAAGAGGTGGCCCGGGTGCTGCGTGACCCGAAGGAGATCTATGGTGAGTAA